The region CTTTTgacaacacaatgtccatatccttccactttcTTTGCATTCatatgcctgtctaaatgtctcttaaaagtccctaatgtacccGGCACTACCACCACCCCACGTTGTTATAGCAGgaagtggtagtggggacaagctccctctacgtattaaatgctcccaacaaTGTGCGACTCAAGTCGTCTCTGACAACTAAGCCCAGATCCTGGTCTTCAtgtatggcttagctactaggcctggtggaaccgtttctactgacaggagaaggagcaaaagCAGGTTAcctgtgccttaaaaccagttgctttgggaagATGGGGTTTATGAGttgtggctggcagctcatctaggagaaggaaaactttgatctaATGACTCCACTGCCCTGTGCTATACCCATTCATTGAGAAGGCTTCTggagtaaatcctgagggaaAATTCTGGgcctggagtccctaaggcagtcctactttGCATTAAACTCTGTTGGCAGCTCTTGCAACATTCCTGGTGccgaactgtatcagtctctgccattcctttggattcctcagctgtgtggagagggggagcctgctgcatgagcaacagcttactctccatgttgtactgcccaggcttgtgtatctagacagcaaggacacaacatccatggtcaaccctgactcaCGGAGGCCTCATTACCACCACTCCAGGTagcgcattccagacacccaccactctctctttttttttaaaaaaaaaagaagcacTTTGCCctcaaatctcctttgaacttgctccctctcatcttaaatgcataccctctggtattagaccttccagccctgggaaaaagatattgtctgtctatctatgcctctcataatcttataaatctctatcagattgTCCCCCCCGCCTCTgccgcttcagagaaaacaacccaagtttggccAACCTCTCATTATTGTACATGTCCTCgaatccagacagtatcctggtaaaccacttctgcactATCTCAAGAGCATTGAcacaatggggtgaccagaactatatccAATACTCCAGGTGCGCTTGACTGGAGTTTTATAATGCTCAACATAGCTGCCCTCAGTAACTAACCTCTACTGCTCTGTTTCTTGCAGGTGATGAAGAGAAAATAGTTGTGGAGCCCAAAGAAGCAAGCAACTTTTTAAGCAAATTGATACGTTCAAAACGACATAGAAAGCGAGATCAAATTTCCTCAGATTTCTGGAAGGCCTACCAGCATTTCTCTGATATAGGATTTGATGAAGGAGTAAGTATTTAATGTGCTTGTGATATAGGGATCTGTAAGTTAAAGGTGAGTATATTTACCAGGTGGGAAATTGCTTGAAATTGAGAGGGATGTTAATGATATTGTGTTTGTGGGTAGTGATTTAATTACCAGCTGAGAAACCGAGGTCTGGATTTACAAACCAGAGACCAGGGACCAAATCCCATTATCGATGATGTCTAATTTAAATATGATGGAAGCTGTCTTTAGTATGAGGATGAAACTTAGTCTCCTTAAATCTAGAGTTGAAAAAATCCTGCCATTTTTATAACATTGCTTCTCCATGTGTACGTGATTTGATAAGGAATTCACCCACTGTAATTCATTGATTGAACTGTTTCCCTTGTTGTGCTGTTTACATCGAACAAATTCTGCAGCATTAGTATGACCTACTTGAGCTGAAGTGTCATACCTACCAACTGCCAGTGAGTTAGCTGATGCCCCCTATACTGGATTCTAGCCAAATAATCACACGATGCACTAGGCCAATGACCATTCTGAAATTTATTCAACACGCTGCCATTCTTTTTTCAGAGGGTAGCAGGTCAAAGGCAATCTTAaaatcataaaacataggaacagaatttggccatttggcccattgtgtctgctttgccatttcatcatggctgatccatttccctctcaaccccattcccctgccttctccccataacctttcaagctctgactaatcaagatccttTCAAACTCCACCTTATAGTAGAAAAAAAAGGATTATTTCTGTATATAATATAACCTACTAGATGTAATTTTAAGTTGAACCTGGAATACTGATAACTCACTGAATACTGCTACCTCTAAGAAATATTGATTCTCTGGACTGCGTGATCTACAGAAATACTTTTATTGTTGATGATTTAGGCATCATGTGAAAATAAAATTGACAACATATTTGCTTATAACAATTAATTAAAATGCCTGCTGTAAGAAGATAAGGTGCTTTTTCACTATGGTCGAATGTTTTAAACCATGCCTTGTTAAGTTTGTTTCTATTACATTGTTACAGTGGAACCTATTGTACAGTaggtcttggatttccagcatctgtagattttctcttgtttgcacagTATGTCATCCTGTGGCATCAGCCTTCACATGGTTCGATGATTGCAAAGTCAGTGTACCTGGTGTCTCAGGCAACATTTTTCACTCAGCTACCAACTGAAAGCAGATTAATTGCGTATACTGTACAGCTCATGTTCTTTTGTAGGAATATTATGTGTGTCAAATGCCTGCCATATAACAATAGTATCTGCTGAATGCAACTTATTTTGAGGCTTTGTGCAACATTTCTGAATGATGTGATAAGAAGCAACATATGACTATCTGTTATTTGTAACAAGTGCAGTGCATGCACAATTAGACCAGGAATAAATACCTTTTTCCCAATCTTTTGCCATATAGCTTCCTATTTTCTTCCAACAAATACTTAATCACATTCTCTTAAGTTGTGCTTTCCTCTCTGTTCACTTCAGTGGgttcaataggtgcatttaatgtcagagaaatgtatacaatatacatccttaaattctttttcttcacaaccatacatgaaaacagaggagtgccccattgaatgaatgaatgacagttaaacattaggaccccaaagcctccccagctccccctcccacgcacaagcagcggCAAGgcaaccacacccccccccccccgccaccagcaaaaaaagcttTGGCGCCCCCCCACGGAGCTCTCatgcgtgcagcaaagcatcaataaagacacagacttgcagtgccccaaaggctacttgttcacccagtatttgacatgccactggctctctctctctccctcataagggaaaaggaggtgtccccatttcacagtgaaaggggagacataacaaacaactcactgatttatgatgttaaaggtctgttgcatcgctttttccgagctctgttccCAGAGAACTGGCCCCGGAAtagctcaggtctctggacacacaccTCCTGATGTTGTGTCCTCCCATGACACCTCCGTCAGGGGCACCGGCATTGatcagcctgtctccagagccacgaaaatctggcaccctgaagcGGCACCCACCTTCCAGGCCGAGTCACTGGCATATCAAAAAGTGGccggtcatgaggccctgagagcaggtcccattcccgcaaagaaccaaagccaGAACGTAATTCCCGGTCAGGATCTTCAAAGTAACCTTGGAGAAAGAAAATAGAGAGACATcaaagagagaaacagaattgtttcaaaagatgcaaacaaaggagtcacagtttagcaccatcttaactTTGCTCCGATCTCCTTATATCAGAGTTCTAGGATGCACACTCTTGCCTTCTGAGTATGAAATTTTTAACACATCTTCCTACTTTTGCAACCTTTTCATTGTATTAAGCTACTTGATTAAAACAATGATTCCACAGTGTTCAGTTTCAATTGCAACTTCTCAGAAAATCAAGAACTCTCCATCTATATGGATCAACATTCAAGTGAAGGCTGATAGCTCACATCTCTCCATAGTGACCAGCAATATTCATCtctaataagagaaaatctgactGCTTATCCCATCCGTTCAGTAGCATTCCCATCATTGAGTCAATACCATCAATATCTCGGGATTTATCATTtacaacaggggttcccaacctggaatcTACAGATCCCTTGGTTACTAATAGGGGTCCatggtgtttttaaaaaaaaggtttttGAACTCTTGATTCACCCGATTTTTCAATGTGATGTCATAACTAGAAAGCAGGTTGAAGCCTGGCTGTCCTATATCCTGCAACAAGACTCATCTCTTGACTGCTCGAGGCCTTTTCACCATTTGCAACTCATAACCTAACAGAATGATGGAATACACTTTCCTTGCCTGGATAAGTGCAGTGCCTCTCAAGAAACATGACAGCACACAGGACAAATACCTGCCTGAATGGCCCCCCATCCATAACTGAGTCTCTCCATGAACAGTGCACTGTGTCTACTGGGTGTGCCTTGTAGTTACTCACCTGGGCAACTCTAACACCCCTGAGCCACTTGGACAGCTGACTGTATGGGAATACCTCTAACTGTGAGTTCCTTTCTAGGTGATACAATATCATGATTTGAAAATATTGCTGGTCCTTCATTGATGCTGGGTTGaaatccctgaactccctacCCAATAAAACTGTGGATGCAGCTTCTTAATGCAACAGCCCAAGAGGACAGCTCTCTTGCTCTTGCTCAAATGCAATTATGGAGGGGTAATTAATGCTGACAATTCCCTAATCATGAAAATAAAACACTGTTATAATGTGGTATTTGAAGGGCAAACCTGAAATATCAATTGAGAACAACATAAGTACAGTTATCAAGTAAAATAATTCATTCATCAGTAGACATGCATAGAAATGAGTAGGGAGCATGTTATGTGGCAGATGTTTGCAACAGTTTCTGTTAGCATAACTGTTTCCATTTCACTTACGTATTTTCTAGGTATATGAAATGGACAAAGTTTATCTACAGTACCTTCAAGCCAAGACTAGAGATGAATCCGCCCGGTCACATCAGGCCCTCCtgcagcatctacgggaggaaTGTGACACTACAAATGATCCTAATTGTCACACAAGTATTCTTCAAAAACATTTAATCCCTGCTCCTAAGGCATGCGATCCATACAGAGATCCGTATTGCAGGACTGAATCTCCCCAGTGTGATCCAAAGACGGACCCCTATTGCAGAATGGAAGCATACCCATGTGATCCACAGAAAGATCTATTCTGTAATATTGAGCAATGCGATCCATATGAAAACCCCAGCTGTCAATCACAACTACAATCATGTGACCCTCAGAAAGATCCTTATTGTATCCTCGAGTCACATTCCAAACACTCAGAGCCATGTGATCCACGTTATGATGCAAAGTGTCATCAACAATCCTTCACCTATGAAGAATATGCTCAGTTAGTAAACCAGTACTGTAATCCGTATGACCCCAACAACCCGCACTGTCAGGTACTGGTTGCCTACCTCAAACAAGTTTGCGATCCATATTCAGACCCTAACTGTTTTCCAAGAGCAAAGAAAGGACACGGTGAACATCAAGCCTGTGACCCTGCAAAGGATCCCTACTGCCGTCCCACTGCGGCAGTGTCATATGACTGCAACCCATACTACGACCACAACTGTCGAATGGCACTCCACCCTAAGGATGAGCCTGCACCAGAACCTGAATGTGACCCCAGGTACGACCACCACTGTAGCTCTGTATATGGTCGTTGTGATCCCAAATGTCGTCAAAATGTGAAGTCCATTGATCGAGGTGTCCGAGACCACAACTGCGATCCTGAGTACGACCGTGACTGTCGCAGGCCACAGTCCGTGTATAGAGGTCAAACAGAGGAAGGTTATGCTTGTGACCCCTATTATCATCCAGACTGTTACCCTGTGCGTAATTCTGAGACTAGTGCAGGCTGCGATCCATATCGCTCCAACTGTAATAGAAATTATGAATCTAATCATATACCTGAACACAGCCTACATTGTGATCCTGCACGTGATCCTTATTGCCAGGAAAGAGCAGCCACAGAGGACTGTGATCCATACTCTGATCCGGAGTGTTATTCCCGATATCGGGCTAGACAGGAACAACAAAGAAGTGACAGAGGGAACTGTGATCCATACAGTGATCCCGAGTGTTATTCCCGATATCAGGCTAGACAGGAACAGCAAAGACAAGGCTCAGAGGACTGTGATCCATACTCTGATCCCGAGTGTTATTCCCAATATCGGGCTAGACAGGAACAACAAAGACAAGGCTCAGAGGACTGTGATCCATACACTGATCCCGAGTGTTATTCCCAATATCGGGCTAGACAGGAACAACAAAGAAGTGACAGAGAGAACTGTGATCCATACACTGATCCCGAGTGTTATTCCCGATATCAGGCTAGACAGGAACAGAAAAGACAAGGCTCAGAGGACTGTGATCCATACTCTGATCCTGAGTGTTATTCCCAATATCGGTCTAGACAGGAACAACAAAGAAGTGACAGAGAGAACTGTGATCCATACACTGATCCTGAGTGTTATTCCCAATATCAGGCTAGACAGGAACAACAAAGAAGTGACAGAGGGAACTGTGATCCATACACTGATCCCGAGTGTTATTCCCGATATCAGGCTAGGGAACAACAAAGGGAAAGCACAGAGCACTGTGATCCATACACTGATCCAGAGTGTTATTCCCAATATCAGGCTAGACAGGAACAACAAACAAGTGACAGAGAGAACTGTGATCCATACACTGATCCTGAGTGTTATTCCCGATATCAGGCTAGACAGGAACAACAAACAAGTGACAGAGAGAACTGTGATCCACACTCTGATCCTGAATGTTATTCCCGACATCTGGCTAGACAGGAAGAGCAAAGACGAGGCACAGAGGACTGTGATCCACACACTGATCCAGAGTGTTATTCCCGATATTTGGCTAGACAGGAACAGCAAAGACGAGGCACAGAGGACTGTGATCCATACACTGATCCCGAGTGTTATTCCCGATATCAGGCTAGACAGGAACAGCAAAGAGAAAGCACAGAGGACTGTGATCCACACACTGATCCCGAGTGTTATTCCCGATATTTGGCTAGACAGGAACAGCAAAGACGAGGCACAGAGGACTGTGATCCATATGCTGATCCTGACTGTTATTCCCAATCACGTGATAGGGAGCAAGAAAGAACAGAAACAGAGAATTGTGACCCGTATGCTGATCCTGAGTGTAATTCCCAAGCCCATGGTAAAGAACAAGAAAGAACAGGCACAGAAAATTGTGACTCGTACACTGATCCGGAATGCTATTATTCTTTATACCGTGCTAGAGAGCAGGAAAGAAGAGCCATAGAGAACTGCAatccaaattttgaaccacattGTGATCAGTACCAATCTCACATTAAGAAGCAAGACCATAATGGAACAAATGCAGAAGACTGTGATCCAAATCATGATCCAAACTGCCACGACTTGAATGAATCAGGTCAAGATTGTCTATCTGACCTGGACCCTAATTGTGGTGGCACTCTCTCTCATCGCAGTGAAAAACCAGATGCTGGAGGATGTGACCCTTATGATCCCTATTGTGGTAGAGAGACAATGGACTCTCATCTACCAGAGCAGAACTGTAACCCTGACTATGATCCTGACTGCGGACCTCAGCCTCATGAGGATAACCAAATGCACCAGGAAAATTGTGACCCATACTATGACTCCAGCTGTCAAAGTGAAAAAGATGATGTGTACAAAACAGATTCTGACTGTAATCCTGACTATGATGGTGAATGCCACATGCAGCAATTCAACTTGAAGAACAAAGAGCTTGACTCCCAAGATACTAGCCACTATGAAATGATCTGTGATCCAGACCTTGAATATTCATGTCCTTTTGATAATGATATTAATGATGTGACAACATCTTATGACGGTTATAACCGAGCATATAACCCCTACAGTGCAGGGTATGATAAACATTATCAAGGTGATCAGGAGGTTCATGAAACTGAAAAGGAAGGTGATTCTCAAGAAAATCCGAATCCATCTGAAGAGATGAAGTAAATTTCCTTGATTTTTAGTTTTGGACAGAAAGCTGTTTATGATGGCATTATTCATATTCTATGCCTTTCAGTAATGTTACAGAATTATAGGGATATGGATCGTATTGATTTAAGAAAATAAAAGAACCTGTTTCTCACTATTCTGCGTCAGTGCCAGCTATTTTTACTGGAATCCCTGAATGCAGTATACTTCAATATGATCAACATCAGCTCGTTGGAAAGCTTAAAATATAACTGGCTAGCATAAGTATAGTTTTCACTCTCTCTATGATAGAGAGTAGTAGTAGTAACAACACCTAAGTCATGTACAAAACTTAGCAAAATTTTAATGATTATGTTGATAATCTAGCTTTTTTATGATGGAAATGTAATAAGCAATTTTATTTAATTGGTTTTGTTTCTCATTAGACTTCAGTGTATGAAAATAAAAAGGTGATTTCTGCCTGAAGTAATGAGTCTAATATGTAAGTAGTCATTGCTTTCCATTTTCAGTTTATATCTAAAGCCAGCTTTTACGTATCACATttctttttgtttaaaaaaaagtccatCAAAACTGTGGTATGTTCTGCAATTCAATCCAATTACTTAATTTCTTTCATTGGACTTCTATAGTTAATTAAATGACTTCAACCAAACAATGTTTAagacttttttttaccaacaTAGTGAGTTGTTTGGGCGTGTAGTGCCAAGAAACAGACTTTAAAAAGCTAATAAATGTAAAATAATGCATTAGTGCATAGGGAAAGCAAAAACCAAGTGAAATATTCCCAATGGTCAGCACAATTTAACCATTTAATTACCTACAACTATAAATGTATATCATACTTATTTGGCTAAGTTTTAAAAGCTATCTATTTGCTGTTACATGGATTTTTAGAAGAGGTTaacaatgttcattcagaagcAAAAGGTATTAAGTATGCCAAAAGATGAACACAGCCATCTATAAGGCCATTATAAGTAAATGACAGTAACTGAAAAATATTGATTAATGGGTCTTGAACAGTTCAATTGCTTTCAGTTAGCTTCATTGCAGGGAATGTGGCTTGGAAaatgtggatggatctccaatcaagtagtCTTAGCCAGtcacaatgctggtccttctcTTTTTTACCAAAGACAGTTTCAATGTGACGTGTTCGTTATTGTATTCCACTGTTACAATTGCCATTCCCACTAGAATTATCTTTTCTTTGgtacaagttcttagttggatgtctgcaggcttcagtttagtatctttgaaatgcctctcaaactcattttgaggaattgactgaaacagctgagccagtgtccaattctattttaattaatttgccattcaccttTGACATAAACCATACTACTtatctattgttaattttcacactgtaaatcttaAAGATACACAATCCTGTATCACTCATTATTATCAGAATTTCcaacaacagcatgcagattagtgctttcATTGAAACTGCAAGCTGACTTTTAAtatttttctcttccctgagtagttcatttatttttgtctgcctgacatactCTTTGTATGTGTTCTATTTTGGTGCATTTTTTACAAGTTTcgtctt is a window of Hemitrygon akajei chromosome 3, sHemAka1.3, whole genome shotgun sequence DNA encoding:
- the LOC140725413 gene encoding uncharacterized protein encodes the protein MADTKGNFSSLILATVVLTILFLPDMLEANVLRQLFKRDGDEEKIVVEPKEASNFLSKLIRSKRHRKRDQISSDFWKAYQHFSDIGFDEGVYEMDKVYLQYLQAKTRDESARSHQALLQHLREECDTTNDPNCHTSILQKHLIPAPKACDPYRDPYCRTESPQCDPKTDPYCRMEAYPCDPQKDLFCNIEQCDPYENPSCQSQLQSCDPQKDPYCILESHSKHSEPCDPRYDAKCHQQSFTYEEYAQLVNQYCNPYDPNNPHCQVLVAYLKQVCDPYSDPNCFPRAKKGHGEHQACDPAKDPYCRPTAAVSYDCNPYYDHNCRMALHPKDEPAPEPECDPRYDHHCSSVYGRCDPKCRQNVKSIDRGVRDHNCDPEYDRDCRRPQSVYRGQTEEGYACDPYYHPDCYPVRNSETSAGCDPYRSNCNRNYESNHIPEHSLHCDPARDPYCQERAATEDCDPYSDPECYSRYRARQEQQRSDRGNCDPYSDPECYSRYQARQEQQRQGSEDCDPYSDPECYSQYRARQEQQRQGSEDCDPYTDPECYSQYRARQEQQRSDRENCDPYTDPECYSRYQARQEQKRQGSEDCDPYSDPECYSQYRSRQEQQRSDRENCDPYTDPECYSQYQARQEQQRSDRGNCDPYTDPECYSRYQAREQQRESTEHCDPYTDPECYSQYQARQEQQTSDRENCDPYTDPECYSRYQARQEQQTSDRENCDPHSDPECYSRHLARQEEQRRGTEDCDPHTDPECYSRYLARQEQQRRGTEDCDPYTDPECYSRYQARQEQQRESTEDCDPHTDPECYSRYLARQEQQRRGTEDCDPYADPDCYSQSRDREQERTETENCDPYADPECNSQAHGKEQERTGTENCDSYTDPECYYSLYRAREQERRAIENCNPNFEPHCDQYQSHIKKQDHNGTNAEDCDPNHDPNCHDLNESGQDCLSDLDPNCGGTLSHRSEKPDAGGCDPYDPYCGRETMDSHLPEQNCNPDYDPDCGPQPHEDNQMHQENCDPYYDSSCQSEKDDVYKTDSDCNPDYDGECHMQQFNLKNKELDSQDTSHYEMICDPDLEYSCPFDNDINDVTTSYDGYNRAYNPYSAGYDKHYQGDQEVHETEKEGDSQENPNPSEEMK